The Astyanax mexicanus isolate ESR-SI-001 chromosome 7, AstMex3_surface, whole genome shotgun sequence genome has a window encoding:
- the LOC111196494 gene encoding golgin subfamily A member 6-like protein 6, which translates to MQLKEEEMQLKEEEMQRKEEEIQQKEERLQKEKMLMKEKEMQLKEQEMWQKEEMQLKEEEMQLKEEEMQRKEEEMLLKEEEMQRKEEEMQRKEEEMLLKEEEMLLKEEEMQRKEEEMQLKKQKMQLKKEEMQLKEQKLQLKEKSLLLKEETLLKEELLMKGKEMQQKQEMQLKEQEVQLKEQEVQLKEQEVQLKEERLRLKEETLLKEEETLLKEEEMQRKEEEMLLKEEEMQRKEEEMQWKEEEMQRKEEEMQLKKQKMQLKKEEMQLKEQKLQLKEKSLLLKEETLLKEELLMKGKEMQQKQEMQLKEQEVQLKDEEMQLKEQKLQLKEERLRLKEETLLKEELLMKGKEMQQKEEMQLKEQEVQLKEEMLMKKMKGVDMQKRELEMMQKDEDEMQLQKFEITI; encoded by the exons ATGCAGCTGAAAGAGGAGGAGATGCAGCTGAAAGAGGAGGAGATGCAGCGGAAAGAGGAGGAGATACAGCAGAAAGAGGAGAGGCTGCAGAAAGAGAAGATGCTGATGAAAGAGAAGGAAATGCAGCTGAAAGAGCAGGAGATGTGGCAGAAAGAGGAGATGCAGCTAAAAGAGGAGGAGATGCAGCTGAAAGAGGAGGAGATGCAGCGGAAAGAGGAGGAGATGCTGCTGAAAGAGGAGGAG ATGCAGCGGAAAGAGGAGGAGATGCAGCGGAAAGAGGAGGAGATGCTGCTGAAAGAGGAGGAGATGCTGCTGAAAGAGGAGGAGATGCAGCGGAAAGAGGAGGAAATGCAGCTGAAAAAGCAGAAGATGCAGCTGAAAAAGGAGGAGATGCAGCTAAAAGAGCAGAAATTGCAGCTGAAGGAGAAGAGTTTACTGCTGAAAGAGGAGACGCTGCTGAAAGAGGAGCTGCTGATGAAAGGAAAGGAGATGCAGCAGAAACAGGAGATGCAGCTGAAAGAGCAGGAGGTGCAGCTGAAAGAGCAGGAGGTGCAGCTGAAAGAGCAGGAGGTGCAGCTGAAAGAGGAGAGGTTGCGACTGAAAGAGGAGACGCTGCTGAAAGAGGAGGAGACGCTGCTGAAAGAGGAGGAGATGCAGCGGAAAGAGGAGGAGATGCTGCTGAAAGAGGAGGAGATGCAGCGGAAAGAGGAGGAGATGCAGTGGAAAGAGGAGGAGATGCAGCGGAAAGAGGAGGAAATGCAGCTGAAAAAACAGAAGATGCAGCTGAAAAAGGAGGAGATGCAGCTAAAAGAGCAGAAATTGCAGCTGAAGGAGAAGAGTTTGCTGCTGAAAGAGGAGACGCTGCTGAAAGAGGAGCTGCTGATGAAAGGAAAGGAGATGCAGCAGAAACAGGAGATGCAGCTGAAAGAGCAGGAGGTGCAGCTGAAAGATGAGGAGATGCAGCTGAAAGAGCAGAAATTGCAGCTGAAAGAGGAGAGGTTGCGGCTGAAAGAGGAGACGCTGCTGAAAGAGGAGCTGCTGATGAAAGGAAAGGAGATGCAGCAGAAAGAGGAGATGCAGCTGAAAGAGCAGGAGGTGCAGCTGAAAGAGGAGATGctgatgaaaaaaatgaaaggggTTGATATGCAGAAGAGAGAGCTTGAGATGATGCAAAAAGATGAGGATGAGATGCAGCTGCAGAAATTTGAGATAACAATTTAA